One part of the Paenibacillus silvisoli genome encodes these proteins:
- a CDS encoding alpha/beta hydrolase family protein, protein MSFNDHINGLFDVKIQLPEYLRNRARPYFEAEKEVKRDIQTVEQFERRRESLRAYFLSAIGGLPAEKTPLNMVCTGETARETYGIRNIIFQSQPGVYVTGNLYMPNERPGGKVPAVIFTCGHVETAKAYPYYQKVCIDLVQNGFAVFAVDPISQGERMQYYDKEIGRNLVRWHTEHTYHGLQCELTGSNVIRYFVWDLIRTIDYLCTLPEIDETRIGMTGNSGGGIQTTYMMMVDDRLQAAVPCTYITSREIYMKAGHSQDGEQILYGAISEGLNFDDYLTFFAPKPVMIGAVESDFFVLEGTLEAYERARSVYRLYGCEEHVSLGLVKGTHEYNDDLRETAVNWFIRYLKGEQRTYVTDRSMKVEDKRTLQCTAGGQVLSEFEDARSVHELTVAYMREQRSRKVGVSPAAFKEQVRSWLNMPQHSGPIYPKVFRKDHIDNPGHLKSNIHYEYLFFYSEPDIFVTGIYVSAADQQSDLCTIFMHDEGVNHIFKENDLMNQLLRDGDVFAFDPRGMGTVQCRPVNPRPFYEMFGTEYKLNCDAIMMGMTLAGLRVYDILRACDYVKQHHPGKRIRLAGKGVSALYALLASVLEDAADSLYLENMPASFEDIVAERYFKYDARFHLPDVLKYFDIPELLEHVGDKRITRFQSPDVGNIIWW, encoded by the coding sequence ATGAGCTTCAACGATCACATCAACGGCTTGTTCGACGTGAAGATCCAGCTCCCCGAATATTTAAGAAACCGAGCGCGCCCTTATTTTGAAGCGGAAAAGGAAGTGAAACGGGATATCCAGACGGTAGAGCAATTCGAACGGAGAAGGGAGAGCCTGCGCGCTTATTTCTTATCCGCCATCGGCGGTCTTCCGGCGGAGAAGACGCCGCTGAACATGGTCTGCACGGGCGAAACGGCGCGGGAAACGTACGGCATTCGGAACATTATTTTTCAAAGCCAGCCAGGCGTGTACGTGACCGGAAATTTGTATATGCCTAACGAAAGACCGGGCGGCAAAGTCCCCGCCGTCATCTTTACCTGCGGACATGTCGAGACGGCGAAGGCCTATCCGTACTACCAGAAAGTATGCATCGATTTGGTCCAAAACGGCTTTGCCGTCTTTGCGGTCGATCCGATCTCCCAGGGGGAAAGGATGCAGTACTACGATAAGGAAATCGGCAGAAACCTGGTCAGATGGCATACGGAGCATACCTATCACGGCCTTCAATGCGAGCTGACGGGCAGCAACGTGATCCGCTACTTCGTTTGGGATCTGATCCGGACGATCGATTATTTGTGCACGCTTCCCGAAATCGACGAAACCCGAATCGGCATGACGGGCAATTCCGGCGGCGGCATCCAGACCACCTACATGATGATGGTTGACGATAGACTGCAGGCCGCCGTTCCCTGTACCTATATCACCTCCCGGGAGATTTATATGAAGGCCGGGCATTCGCAGGACGGCGAACAAATCCTCTACGGCGCGATCAGCGAGGGCTTGAATTTCGACGACTATTTAACCTTCTTCGCGCCGAAGCCGGTCATGATCGGAGCCGTGGAATCAGACTTCTTCGTCCTTGAAGGCACGTTGGAAGCTTATGAACGGGCTAGGAGCGTGTATCGCCTCTACGGCTGCGAAGAGCATGTCTCCCTCGGCCTTGTGAAAGGGACGCATGAATACAACGACGATCTTCGGGAAACGGCGGTTAACTGGTTCATCCGGTATTTGAAGGGCGAGCAGCGAACCTACGTAACGGACCGGTCCATGAAGGTGGAGGATAAACGCACGCTGCAGTGCACGGCCGGCGGCCAAGTATTGTCGGAGTTCGAGGATGCGCGATCCGTTCATGAGCTGACCGTCGCGTATATGCGGGAGCAGCGGTCGCGAAAAGTCGGCGTTAGTCCGGCGGCGTTTAAAGAGCAAGTCAGATCCTGGCTGAACATGCCGCAGCATAGCGGACCCATTTACCCGAAAGTGTTTAGAAAGGACCATATCGACAATCCCGGCCACCTGAAGAGCAATATCCATTACGAGTATCTATTCTTTTATTCGGAGCCCGATATTTTCGTAACCGGCATATATGTCAGCGCTGCCGATCAACAAAGCGATCTATGCACGATCTTTATGCATGACGAAGGCGTCAACCATATCTTCAAAGAAAACGACTTAATGAACCAGCTGCTTCGCGATGGCGACGTGTTCGCCTTCGACCCAAGGGGGATGGGCACGGTGCAATGCAGACCGGTTAACCCCCGCCCTTTCTATGAAATGTTCGGGACGGAATACAAGCTGAACTGCGACGCCATCATGATGGGCATGACGCTTGCGGGGCTGCGCGTTTACGATATTCTCCGGGCGTGCGATTACGTCAAGCAGCACCATCCCGGCAAGCGGATCCGTCTTGCGGGCAAAGGCGTCAGCGCCTTATACGCGCTGCTTGCGTCCGTATTGGAGGATGCCGCGGACAGTCTCTACTTGGAAAATATGCCGGCCTCGTTCGAGGACATCGTAGCCGAGCGCTATTTCAAATACGATGCCCGTTTCCATTTGCCCGATGTTCTGAAATATTTCGATATACCGGAGCTGCTCGAGCATGTCGGCGATAAACGGATTACGCGGTTTCAATCCCCCGACGTCGGCAATATCATTTGGTGGTAG
- a CDS encoding Gfo/Idh/MocA family protein encodes MKLRVAVLGAGNIASSHLKALQGMERLEAVAIADLLAERASKLAAEFGIRPYTDYREMVEKEKPALVIIALPPYLHKESAVWCASQGCHLLLEKPMAMNVQECDDIIEAAEANGVSLLVGHTMHYLPINRLAKQVIGRTDFGELVMINETRHCHYFHNARLDWFFKKDKSGGGIFMNLGSHSIDKMQWLTGSRIAKVKAALSYKGSLGDIEAAGTALLETSLGVPASVSLSGHPGVPRFDCDFIFTRGVIRIDYGSRYGVWVSDSNEFKLIPVEERADPYRLQLIDMLDCMENGKEPECNGRYSKGIISAIAGVYRSAETGTEQSISAD; translated from the coding sequence ATGAAGCTTCGCGTAGCCGTGCTGGGAGCGGGGAATATCGCCTCCTCGCATTTAAAGGCGCTGCAGGGGATGGAAAGACTCGAGGCCGTTGCGATTGCCGATCTATTGGCCGAGAGGGCAAGTAAACTGGCGGCGGAATTCGGTATCCGGCCTTACACGGACTATCGGGAGATGGTGGAGAAGGAGAAGCCCGCGCTCGTCATTATCGCGTTGCCGCCTTATCTGCATAAAGAGTCGGCCGTTTGGTGCGCCAGCCAAGGCTGCCACCTGCTGCTGGAGAAGCCGATGGCGATGAACGTTCAGGAATGCGACGACATTATAGAGGCCGCGGAAGCAAACGGCGTGAGCCTGCTGGTCGGCCATACGATGCACTACTTGCCGATCAACCGGTTAGCCAAGCAAGTGATCGGCCGGACCGATTTCGGCGAGCTTGTCATGATAAACGAAACGAGGCACTGCCATTATTTTCACAACGCGCGTCTGGATTGGTTTTTCAAGAAGGATAAATCGGGCGGCGGCATCTTCATGAATCTGGGCTCCCATTCCATCGACAAGATGCAATGGCTGACGGGCAGCCGGATCGCGAAAGTGAAAGCCGCTCTCAGCTATAAGGGCAGCCTTGGCGATATCGAAGCTGCCGGAACCGCGCTGCTGGAAACGTCGTTGGGCGTTCCAGCCTCGGTCTCGCTGTCGGGGCATCCAGGCGTGCCAAGGTTTGACTGCGATTTTATATTCACCCGCGGGGTTATTAGAATCGACTACGGAAGTCGATACGGGGTATGGGTCAGCGACAGCAACGAATTCAAACTGATTCCCGTCGAAGAGCGGGCCGATCCGTACAGGCTCCAGCTGATCGACATGCTGGACTGCATGGAAAACGGCAAAGAACCCGAATGTAACGGCCGCTATTCGAAAGGGATTATATCCGCCATTGCAGGCGTATACCGGTCGGCCGAAACGGGTACGGAACAATCGATTTCTGCGGATTAG
- the alr gene encoding alanine racemase, which yields MVLFYRPARAEISLDAFRHNLHALRGLLPQGMRMMAVVKANAYGHGAYEIAQEAVACGVDYIGVAFLDEAVYLRKAGISAPILVLGYTPPEGASIARELAITVTVYSEEVLYALSRAGEAGQPVKIHIKIDTGMGRIGLRGKQDAISFIEKALRTRGVAVEGLFTHFACADQTDKSCSNAQFGRFDEIATHFAGKGVRFPYLHTGNSATAIDMPELSYNMIRLGISLYGLYPSAEVKRERVDLKPVMSLKSEVVMLWTQRTGTIAILPFGYADGFPRQLSGKANVLIRGRMAPVAGNICMDQCMIDVAEIPNGAVGDEAVLLGQQGDLRIHAGDWADAMGTISYEVTCRVASRVPRIYVRDGQIIKVVNALNQNGACLL from the coding sequence ATGGTTTTGTTCTATCGTCCCGCTAGAGCGGAGATTTCGCTCGATGCTTTCCGGCATAACCTCCATGCTTTGCGCGGTCTGCTCCCGCAGGGCATGAGGATGATGGCCGTAGTCAAAGCCAATGCATACGGGCATGGAGCCTATGAGATCGCGCAAGAAGCCGTCGCGTGCGGAGTGGATTATATCGGCGTCGCTTTCTTGGACGAAGCCGTTTATCTAAGGAAGGCCGGAATTTCGGCACCGATCTTGGTGCTCGGTTATACCCCGCCGGAAGGGGCGAGCATCGCCCGCGAACTCGCCATTACCGTTACGGTATACAGCGAAGAGGTGCTATACGCTTTATCCCGGGCAGGCGAGGCAGGGCAGCCGGTCAAGATCCATATTAAAATCGATACCGGAATGGGGAGAATCGGGCTTCGGGGCAAGCAGGACGCTATCTCGTTTATCGAGAAGGCGCTTCGAACGCGGGGCGTCGCGGTCGAAGGGCTTTTTACGCACTTCGCTTGCGCCGATCAAACGGATAAAAGCTGCTCCAACGCGCAATTCGGCCGTTTCGACGAGATTGCGACTCACTTTGCGGGCAAAGGCGTGCGCTTTCCGTATCTGCATACAGGCAACAGCGCGACGGCGATCGACATGCCGGAGCTTTCCTACAATATGATACGGCTTGGCATTAGCCTGTATGGTCTGTACCCCTCCGCCGAGGTCAAGAGGGAGCGCGTCGATTTGAAGCCGGTAATGAGTCTGAAGAGCGAGGTCGTCATGCTTTGGACGCAGAGAACCGGGACAATCGCGATTTTGCCGTTCGGCTATGCGGACGGCTTTCCCCGCCAGTTGAGCGGCAAAGCTAACGTCCTGATTCGGGGGCGGATGGCGCCGGTCGCGGGGAACATTTGCATGGACCAATGCATGATCGATGTGGCTGAAATTCCGAATGGTGCCGTCGGCGATGAAGCCGTGTTACTCGGGCAGCAGGGGGACTTGCGAATACATGCAGGCGATTGGGCGGATGCGATGGGCACCATTTCCTACGAGGTGACATGCAGGGTAGCAAGCCGGGTGCCGCGCATCTATGTTCGGGACGGCCAAATCATAAAAGTTGTGAACGCTCTCAACCAAAACGGCGCTTGCTTGCTATAA
- a CDS encoding sensor histidine kinase, whose protein sequence is MIAKKILQLFNQNIKHFSIYTKLVTTLFLVVIPLYGINFFVNELGANRNKAEISKSFENTVHTNNKILENEFQRIMRMLNQTGIDTALLYINQSKDEMTDVERTKLMIDFRNLLDHFRSSSTFIEEARALLPAIGKTISTNTNSYLAEVNQDELTSMQQEDGPGPFIQWQNRLFLSKSYRNALEPSSRLFVLEAEINQYQIKIVLNNMMSFGQSGAVLLSTKDDWEIASRSNPEVLAGLKAHLRGNPVVDSTVQLSELTIDHKKYVVAFEKSAILNTILAVYVPEEVILQPLDIYRSLFWTMSLLSLFAIIICSYLIYRVIHRPLKKLVESFRKVEKGNLNVTIKHVHNDEFGYLYDRFNYMVGNLGVLIDEVYEQKIRNQRSELKRLQSQISPHFLYNNFFILYRLIQSQDMEKSSKFAQYLGRYFQFITRDASDEIRLELEYEHARTYVEIQTICYSKRVDVEFEPLPEPYKDHPVIRLIYQPIIENSYKYAFENKVEGGKLVIGFEAEDGFFSFIVEDNGASLTEEDLQRLNERLSASDNGIDDSTGLINVHRRIRIKYGPASGVFLSRSKLGGMKAVVKLLLKS, encoded by the coding sequence TTGATAGCAAAGAAGATCCTGCAATTGTTCAACCAGAATATCAAGCATTTCTCCATTTATACCAAACTCGTCACTACGCTTTTTCTGGTCGTCATCCCCTTATACGGCATTAATTTCTTCGTCAACGAATTAGGCGCCAACCGCAATAAGGCGGAAATCTCCAAGTCGTTCGAGAATACGGTCCATACGAATAACAAAATTTTGGAAAACGAGTTTCAGCGCATCATGCGCATGCTGAATCAAACCGGAATCGACACCGCGCTCTTGTACATCAATCAGTCCAAGGATGAAATGACGGATGTGGAGCGGACCAAGCTGATGATCGATTTCCGGAATCTGTTGGATCATTTCCGCTCGTCCAGCACGTTCATCGAGGAAGCGAGGGCGTTATTGCCGGCGATCGGCAAAACCATATCCACGAACACGAACTCCTATTTAGCCGAAGTGAACCAAGACGAATTGACGAGCATGCAGCAAGAGGACGGCCCGGGTCCGTTTATCCAATGGCAAAACCGTCTGTTTCTAAGCAAGTCCTACAGGAACGCGCTTGAGCCTTCGAGCCGGCTATTCGTGCTGGAGGCCGAGATCAACCAGTACCAGATCAAAATCGTGCTTAATAATATGATGAGCTTCGGCCAGAGCGGAGCCGTCCTCTTAAGCACGAAGGATGATTGGGAAATCGCAAGCCGGTCCAACCCCGAAGTATTGGCCGGTCTTAAAGCGCATTTGCGGGGGAATCCGGTTGTCGATTCAACGGTTCAGTTAAGCGAATTGACGATCGACCATAAAAAATACGTGGTCGCGTTTGAGAAGTCGGCGATACTGAATACGATTCTGGCGGTTTATGTCCCGGAAGAGGTCATCCTGCAGCCGCTCGACATTTACCGTTCCTTATTTTGGACGATGTCCTTGCTTTCTTTGTTCGCGATCATAATTTGCTCCTATTTAATTTACCGGGTTATTCACCGGCCTCTTAAAAAACTGGTGGAGTCCTTCCGCAAGGTAGAGAAAGGCAACTTGAACGTCACCATCAAGCACGTCCACAACGATGAATTCGGTTATTTGTACGACCGTTTCAATTACATGGTAGGCAACCTCGGCGTACTGATCGACGAAGTCTACGAGCAGAAGATTCGCAACCAACGATCCGAGCTCAAACGGCTGCAATCGCAAATTTCCCCTCACTTTTTGTACAACAACTTTTTTATTCTGTACCGGCTGATCCAGAGTCAGGATATGGAGAAGTCCTCGAAATTCGCCCAATACTTAGGACGTTACTTTCAATTTATAACGCGGGATGCTTCGGATGAGATCAGGCTTGAGCTTGAGTACGAGCATGCCAGAACGTATGTCGAAATCCAAACGATCTGTTATTCGAAACGGGTCGACGTCGAATTCGAACCGCTGCCGGAACCGTACAAAGATCATCCGGTTATTCGGTTGATCTATCAGCCCATCATTGAAAACAGCTATAAATACGCCTTCGAGAATAAGGTGGAAGGCGGTAAGCTGGTCATCGGCTTCGAGGCGGAAGACGGCTTCTTCTCGTTTATCGTGGAAGATAACGGAGCGTCCTTGACGGAGGAAGATCTTCAACGCTTGAATGAACGGCTTTCGGCGTCGGACAACGGCATTGATGACTCGACGGGGCTGATTAACGTTCACCGGCGAATCCGGATTAAGTACGGTCCGGCAAGCGGCGTGTTCTTATCGAGAAGCAAGCTTGGCGGAATGAAAGCGGTCGTGAAGCTTCTGTTAAAAAGCTGA
- a CDS encoding response regulator, which produces MRRLLIVDDMPIIADGLVDLFAGADHLELEVYKAYSAFEALHVLNRMKIDIVLSDIQMPVKTGIDLLKDIREKWPRCKVIFLTSYNDFNYAKETISCGGFDYILKTEGDEAIVKSVERAINALREEMENESFINQALHQIEITRPLLQKEFLSELVEGKRWSAEHRAEQFEELKLPFRPEAPVMLLTGRIDGWKNEAAGMDRMLLLYAVQNIVHEFLSHSAELLSVGYERTKIVWFIQPKQIAHAKEEPCWDRVFRFVYGTLESIQETCRAMMKLQISFLLSSAPVAWSGVPDQYQLLNVLLSRGLGLGKEILMTDTELQSNGIGGESGAAGAIVTKKNFRIGKFGMLPDYLNNGQRKEFFELYNELTSDLSNASSQLLNFEIYHFLSSIFLTYLNRWDLSDEISRSLDLNRLLRLQDGADWTEVKGYFHALAILIFENKHNEQEEKTNTLVAEIQRYIHNNLGADLSLNQLGDLVHLNPSYLSRLYKQITGVGLSAYITDIRIQKAKEMLKNNRLKVHEIALELGYLSNIAFTRCFKKIMNVSPQEYRDAHSKRVAEY; this is translated from the coding sequence ATGCGCAGACTATTGATTGTGGACGATATGCCGATCATCGCCGATGGTTTAGTGGACCTCTTCGCGGGCGCCGACCACTTGGAGCTGGAGGTGTATAAAGCCTACTCCGCTTTCGAAGCGCTTCATGTATTGAACCGAATGAAGATCGACATCGTGCTGTCGGATATCCAGATGCCCGTGAAGACGGGGATCGATCTGCTTAAAGACATTCGGGAGAAATGGCCGCGCTGCAAAGTCATTTTCCTCACGAGCTACAATGATTTCAATTATGCGAAAGAAACCATTAGCTGCGGGGGATTCGACTATATTTTGAAAACCGAGGGCGACGAGGCGATCGTGAAATCCGTCGAAAGGGCGATAAACGCCCTTCGCGAGGAGATGGAAAACGAGAGCTTTATCAACCAAGCGCTTCATCAGATCGAAATCACCCGGCCGCTGCTTCAAAAGGAGTTCTTGTCCGAGCTGGTCGAAGGGAAGAGGTGGTCGGCGGAGCATAGAGCCGAGCAGTTTGAGGAGCTCAAACTGCCCTTCCGTCCGGAAGCGCCCGTCATGCTTCTGACGGGACGAATCGACGGATGGAAGAACGAGGCGGCCGGCATGGACCGCATGCTGCTGCTGTATGCCGTTCAGAATATCGTTCACGAGTTTCTCTCCCATTCCGCCGAGCTGCTTTCCGTCGGTTATGAGCGTACCAAGATCGTATGGTTTATCCAGCCGAAGCAGATTGCGCATGCGAAGGAAGAACCGTGTTGGGATCGCGTGTTTCGGTTTGTGTACGGCACGCTGGAGTCCATTCAAGAAACATGCAGAGCGATGATGAAGCTGCAAATCTCCTTCCTTCTCAGCAGCGCTCCCGTTGCATGGAGCGGCGTGCCGGACCAATACCAGCTGCTGAACGTTCTCTTGAGCCGGGGGCTTGGGCTCGGCAAGGAAATTCTGATGACGGATACGGAATTGCAGTCGAACGGCATTGGCGGCGAGAGCGGCGCCGCCGGGGCGATTGTCACGAAGAAGAACTTCAGGATCGGAAAGTTCGGCATGCTGCCGGACTATCTGAATAATGGACAAAGGAAAGAGTTTTTCGAGCTTTACAATGAATTGACGAGCGACCTTTCCAATGCCTCGAGCCAGCTGCTGAATTTCGAAATCTATCATTTCTTATCCTCGATTTTCCTTACGTATTTGAACCGCTGGGACCTAAGCGATGAAATTAGCCGCAGTCTGGATTTGAATCGATTGCTGCGATTGCAAGACGGCGCCGATTGGACGGAAGTGAAAGGATATTTCCACGCATTGGCCATTCTGATCTTCGAAAACAAGCATAACGAGCAGGAAGAAAAGACGAATACGCTTGTCGCCGAAATTCAGCGGTATATCCATAACAATCTCGGAGCGGATTTGTCTCTAAACCAGCTCGGCGATTTGGTTCATCTCAATCCTTCTTATCTCTCGCGGTTGTATAAGCAAATAACGGGAGTAGGGTTATCCGCCTACATTACGGACATTCGCATTCAAAAAGCGAAAGAGATGCTCAAGAACAACCGGTTGAAAGTACACGAAATCGCGCTGGAGCTTGGTTACTTGTCCAACATCGCCTTTACTCGCTGCTTTAAGAAGATCATGAACGTTTCGCCGCAAGAATACAGAGATGCGCACTCGAAACGGGTCGCCGAGTATTAA
- the nagA gene encoding N-acetylglucosamine-6-phosphate deacetylase yields the protein MSLHSVCWRNAAIYTPEGIVSQGTLVVDGNGRIAAIGGPELAIAPDLQVVDASGLLLLPGMIDVHIHGGNGCGVMAGEYEQLDGISRFHAAHGTTAFLATTTTAPLEQIKRALNEAAHAIQRGVSGAALVGIHLEGPYINEKRRGAQSKADIRTSTPAELEELFEAADRLIKLVTLAPEADGGLEAVRRFADWGVTVSAGHSDATYEEVAEAIRHGVRHTTHHFNGMSPLHHREPGLAGAGLLLPELTTELICDGIHVHPAIVKLLFELKGPMRVCMITDAVECAGLPDGDYDDVTMRDGHIYLKDGSSLAGSSLTMIQALRNAIRFTGYPLEKLLPSFTQVPARQIGMDDRKGSLQPGKDADFILVDPDLNVCLTVVGGKTVYRRTASDGTRA from the coding sequence ATGTCCTTGCATTCGGTTTGTTGGAGGAACGCGGCGATTTATACGCCTGAGGGCATCGTAAGCCAAGGCACGCTTGTTGTTGACGGGAACGGGAGAATCGCCGCGATCGGAGGACCTGAGCTGGCTATAGCGCCAGATTTGCAGGTCGTTGACGCGAGCGGCTTGCTGCTCCTGCCCGGAATGATCGACGTACATATCCATGGCGGCAACGGCTGCGGCGTTATGGCCGGCGAATATGAACAGCTGGACGGCATCAGCCGGTTTCATGCCGCGCACGGAACGACGGCCTTTCTTGCGACGACGACAACCGCTCCGCTCGAACAGATCAAGCGCGCTTTGAATGAGGCGGCTCATGCCATTCAGCGGGGCGTGTCGGGCGCGGCGCTTGTCGGCATTCATCTGGAGGGGCCGTATATCAACGAGAAGCGGCGCGGCGCCCAAAGCAAAGCGGATATTCGGACGTCGACGCCCGCGGAATTGGAGGAGCTCTTCGAAGCCGCGGATCGCCTTATCAAACTGGTCACGCTCGCCCCCGAAGCGGACGGAGGTTTGGAAGCCGTTCGGCGGTTCGCGGATTGGGGCGTGACGGTATCGGCCGGGCATTCCGATGCCACCTATGAAGAAGTAGCGGAAGCCATCCGTCACGGCGTCCGCCATACGACGCATCATTTTAACGGCATGAGCCCGCTGCATCACCGGGAGCCCGGCCTGGCCGGTGCGGGACTGCTGCTGCCCGAGCTGACGACGGAGCTCATCTGCGACGGTATCCACGTCCATCCGGCCATCGTTAAGCTGCTGTTCGAGCTGAAAGGGCCTATGCGCGTTTGCATGATTACGGATGCGGTCGAGTGCGCGGGACTTCCCGATGGCGATTACGATGACGTCACCATGAGAGACGGCCATATTTATTTGAAAGACGGCTCCAGTCTGGCGGGAAGCTCGCTTACGATGATCCAGGCATTGCGCAACGCGATCCGGTTTACCGGATACCCGCTTGAGAAACTATTGCCTTCCTTTACGCAGGTCCCGGCGCGCCAGATTGGCATGGACGACAGGAAAGGATCGCTGCAGCCGGGAAAAGACGCGGATTTCATTCTAGTGGACCCGGATTTGAACGTCTGCTTGACCGTTGTCGGAGGGAAGACGGTATATAGGAGGACGGCGAGCGATGGAACACGCGCATAA
- a CDS encoding ROK family protein, with product MEHAHKRNGNLAYVGVDIGGTNTVIGIFDESRALLRKRSIPTLLPHLPSKTDHPAAFYDKLTEDIVALAREAGCTDGLAAVGMGVPGRIDPFLGRAEAASNLGWYGVPFAEQMSKRLGVPVRIDNDVRIYALGELTAGAGQGYRNVLCLTVGTGIAAAIIADGRIVRGNDYYAGEIGHDSVEGHDVPCPCEKRGCVETIVSAAGIVRLARELLVSEGCHSSLRKLGRVPTAFEVYQAAADGDHAAQAIFRYVGDVLAAKLLTAVCLLSPDAVIIGGGVAEAGELLLGPVRAKIDAGYVHAKKPAILKSTLGDTAGLIGAVTYARSANMDDGGHG from the coding sequence ATGGAACACGCGCATAAACGGAATGGGAATCTTGCCTATGTCGGCGTCGATATTGGCGGAACCAACACGGTCATCGGCATATTCGATGAGTCGCGGGCTCTGCTTCGGAAACGATCGATTCCGACGCTTCTTCCTCATCTGCCTTCCAAGACGGATCATCCTGCCGCATTCTATGATAAGCTGACGGAGGACATCGTCGCGTTGGCTCGGGAGGCTGGTTGTACCGACGGGCTGGCGGCCGTTGGCATGGGCGTTCCGGGACGTATTGACCCTTTTCTAGGGAGAGCAGAGGCCGCATCCAATCTCGGCTGGTACGGCGTTCCCTTCGCTGAGCAAATGAGCAAGCGCTTGGGCGTCCCGGTTCGCATTGACAACGATGTGCGCATCTACGCCTTAGGCGAGCTGACGGCAGGTGCCGGACAGGGGTATCGTAACGTTCTCTGTCTCACGGTCGGAACGGGCATTGCCGCCGCGATTATTGCGGATGGCCGCATCGTCCGGGGCAACGATTATTATGCGGGCGAGATCGGGCATGATTCGGTGGAGGGACACGACGTTCCATGTCCCTGCGAAAAACGAGGCTGCGTCGAGACGATCGTTTCGGCAGCAGGAATCGTACGCTTGGCGCGCGAATTGCTTGTTAGCGAAGGCTGCCATTCTTCCTTGAGGAAGCTAGGCCGGGTGCCGACCGCTTTCGAGGTCTATCAAGCCGCAGCGGATGGCGATCATGCGGCTCAAGCGATTTTTCGTTATGTCGGTGACGTACTCGCGGCCAAGCTGTTGACGGCCGTATGCTTGCTTAGTCCGGACGCCGTCATTATCGGGGGCGGCGTTGCGGAAGCGGGGGAGCTGCTTCTTGGGCCTGTTCGGGCGAAAATCGACGCGGGTTATGTGCACGCCAAGAAGCCTGCCATACTGAAATCAACGTTAGGCGATACGGCAGGCTTGATCGGAGCCGTCACTTATGCAAGAAGCGCGAACATGGATGATGGAGGACATGGATGA
- a CDS encoding HAD-IIA family hydrolase: MNYNEGDIRFLRNMNVFMFDLDGCLYYQNRPAQGAAELLRLLQEVEKQIRFVTNNSRESASDIAVKLRSMSIPAEAEQVISAAEGTAVYLHERYGAVKVKVAGSDGFAALLRQSGHEVLSWEDSRTADCVAIGRDTDFTYDRLLKIANETRLGAALLAANPDLYHPGASGERIPETGALSAAIEAVTGREIPYVGKPSPYLFQLAVRNVPASPETSVMIGDNPWTDIAGGQRAGLRTVWLHNGQPDYPDGLKPPDLAAADAAELLAIYEKLRS; encoded by the coding sequence ATGAACTACAATGAGGGCGATATACGATTTTTGCGTAATATGAACGTGTTTATGTTCGATTTGGACGGCTGCCTGTATTACCAGAACCGGCCGGCGCAGGGGGCCGCCGAATTGCTGCGCTTGCTGCAAGAAGTGGAGAAGCAGATCCGGTTTGTCACGAACAATTCGCGCGAGTCCGCATCGGATATCGCGGTCAAACTGAGATCGATGAGCATTCCGGCCGAAGCGGAGCAGGTCATTTCGGCTGCGGAAGGAACGGCCGTCTATTTGCATGAGCGATATGGCGCCGTCAAGGTAAAGGTGGCGGGTAGCGATGGCTTTGCTGCCCTGTTAAGGCAATCCGGGCATGAGGTGCTAAGCTGGGAGGATTCCCGGACAGCCGATTGCGTTGCGATAGGCAGGGATACGGATTTTACGTATGATCGGCTGCTGAAAATCGCAAACGAGACGCGCCTTGGAGCCGCCTTGCTCGCGGCGAACCCCGATCTGTATCATCCGGGCGCATCCGGAGAACGAATTCCGGAAACCGGCGCGCTTAGCGCGGCGATCGAGGCCGTTACGGGACGAGAAATTCCATACGTCGGAAAGCCGTCCCCGTATTTATTTCAATTGGCTGTCCGGAACGTGCCGGCGTCTCCGGAGACGTCCGTCATGATCGGCGACAATCCATGGACGGATATCGCCGGGGGGCAGCGCGCGGGGCTTCGTACGGTCTGGCTGCATAACGGACAACCGGATTATCCGGACGGGTTGAAGCCGCCGGATCTAGCAGCCGCGGATGCAGCCGAGCTGCTTGCCATTTACGAGAAGTTAAGGAGCTGA